Proteins encoded in a region of the Enterococcus gilvus ATCC BAA-350 genome:
- a CDS encoding helix-turn-helix domain-containing protein translates to MTTFNRIQLLAKQQGKSLKQLARELNFGESTIYKWKTQSPKMEYLIKVAEKLNTTTDFLLGKTDNPNTKETLLNEEENDLLAAFRLESEDLTDEEKKKFNNSLKGMMKVARGLLNDDSKWKE, encoded by the coding sequence ATGACAACGTTTAATAGAATCCAACTCTTAGCCAAACAGCAAGGAAAAAGCCTAAAACAATTAGCTAGGGAATTAAATTTCGGAGAAAGCACTATCTATAAATGGAAAACTCAATCACCTAAAATGGAATATCTCATTAAAGTAGCAGAAAAATTAAATACAACAACGGATTTTCTTCTCGGAAAAACTGACAATCCAAATACTAAAGAAACTCTTTTAAATGAGGAAGAGAATGATCTACTAGCCGCTTTCCGTCTTGAGAGTGAAGACTTAACTGATGAGGAAAAGAAAAAATTTAACAACTCCCTAAAAGGAATGATGAAAGTTGCTCGCGGATTGCTGAATGATGATTCTAAATGGAAGGAATAG
- the groL gene encoding chaperonin GroEL (60 kDa chaperone family; promotes refolding of misfolded polypeptides especially under stressful conditions; forms two stacked rings of heptamers to form a barrel-shaped 14mer; ends can be capped by GroES; misfolded proteins enter the barrel where they are refolded when GroES binds) has product MAKDIKFSEDARAAMLRGVDKLADTVKVTLGPKGRNVVLEKSYGSPLITNDGVTIAKDIELEDHFENMGAKLVSEVASKTNDIAGDGTTTATVLTQAIVREGLKNVTAGANPMGIRRGIELATKTAVEELHSISKVVDSKDAIAQVAAVSSGSEEVGKLIAEAMEKVGNDGVITIEESKGIDTELDVVEGMQFDRGYLSQYMVTDNDKMEASLENPYILITDKKISNIQDILPLLEQVLQQSRSLLIIADDVDGEALPTLVLNKIRGTFNVVAVKAPGFGDRRKAMLEDIAILTGATVITEDLGLDLKEATIENLGTAGKVVVDKDNTTIVEGSGDKAALTDRVEMIKRQIGETTSDFDREKLQERLAKLAGGVAVVKVGAATETELKELKLRIEDALNSTRAAVEEGIVSGGGTALVNVIKKVSDLDAEGDVATGIKIVVRALEEPVRQIAENAGFEGSVVIDKLKNADQGTGFNAASGDYVNMIDAGIVDPTKVTRSALQNAASVSALLLTTEAVVADKPVEGGAGAAPAMDPSMMGGMM; this is encoded by the coding sequence ATGGCAAAAGATATTAAATTTTCTGAAGATGCACGTGCAGCAATGCTTCGCGGAGTAGACAAATTAGCAGATACAGTAAAAGTAACATTAGGACCAAAAGGACGTAATGTCGTTTTAGAGAAATCTTACGGTTCTCCTTTGATTACAAATGATGGTGTGACTATCGCAAAAGACATCGAATTAGAAGATCATTTTGAAAACATGGGCGCAAAGCTTGTTTCTGAAGTCGCATCTAAAACAAACGACATCGCTGGTGACGGAACTACAACAGCAACAGTCCTTACACAAGCAATCGTTCGTGAAGGATTGAAGAACGTTACTGCAGGCGCAAATCCAATGGGCATTCGTCGCGGAATCGAATTAGCAACAAAAACAGCAGTTGAAGAATTGCACAGTATTTCTAAAGTCGTTGATTCAAAAGATGCAATTGCACAAGTTGCTGCTGTTTCTTCAGGCAGCGAAGAAGTCGGTAAACTAATTGCTGAGGCAATGGAAAAAGTTGGTAACGACGGCGTTATTACGATCGAAGAATCTAAAGGGATCGATACTGAGTTAGATGTCGTTGAAGGAATGCAATTTGATCGCGGCTACTTATCTCAATATATGGTAACAGACAACGATAAAATGGAAGCTTCTTTAGAAAATCCATACATCTTAATTACAGACAAGAAGATCTCTAACATCCAAGACATCTTGCCATTGTTAGAACAAGTCTTGCAACAATCTCGTTCATTATTGATTATTGCTGATGATGTAGACGGAGAAGCATTACCAACATTAGTCTTGAACAAGATTCGTGGAACATTCAATGTTGTAGCAGTAAAAGCTCCTGGTTTTGGCGATCGTCGTAAAGCAATGCTTGAAGATATCGCGATCTTAACGGGCGCTACAGTGATCACAGAAGATCTTGGTCTGGACTTGAAAGAAGCAACGATCGAAAACTTAGGGACTGCTGGTAAAGTCGTTGTCGACAAAGACAATACAACGATCGTTGAAGGTTCAGGCGACAAAGCAGCGTTAACAGATCGTGTTGAAATGATCAAACGCCAAATCGGCGAAACAACGTCTGACTTCGATCGTGAAAAATTGCAAGAACGCTTGGCTAAACTTGCTGGCGGAGTGGCCGTGGTTAAAGTTGGTGCGGCGACTGAAACAGAATTAAAAGAATTGAAATTACGTATCGAAGACGCGCTGAACTCTACTCGTGCGGCTGTTGAAGAAGGAATCGTTTCTGGTGGGGGTACAGCATTAGTGAACGTCATCAAGAAAGTTTCTGATTTAGATGCTGAGGGCGATGTAGCTACAGGGATCAAGATCGTCGTTCGTGCATTGGAAGAGCCTGTTCGTCAAATCGCTGAAAATGCTGGATTCGAAGGCTCAGTCGTTATTGATAAATTAAAAAATGCGGATCAAGGTACAGGATTCAACGCAGCATCTGGTGACTATGTAAATATGATCGATGCTGGTATCGTTGACCCAACAAAAGTAACGCGTTCAGCATTACAAAATGCGGCCTCTGTTTCTGCATTGTTATTAACAACAGAAGCAGTTGTTGCTGATAAACCTGTTGAAGGTGGAGCAGGCGCTGCACCAGCAATGGACCCATCAATGATGGGCGGCATGATGTAA
- a CDS encoding CPBP family intramembrane glutamic endopeptidase produces MNEKKYSFITIFTYGLVLFSPLIFQRVLQANSSQLIQLTTLAYFLGAALMVVYRFKSNIFGLEGTRKSVLISILIGILGVPASLLLQMVILQIEQRFLGQSIASQNTQNIVQLIMNNMIFILATTIAGPIMEEFVFRRAIFGSLEKRFGFFLPALLSSVLFAFAHNDGHYLLYAGLGFLFCGMYRYSGRIWTSMITHVGMNLLVILTQLALHAN; encoded by the coding sequence ATGAACGAAAAAAAATATAGTTTCATTACGATTTTTACTTATGGATTGGTGCTGTTTTCACCTTTGATTTTCCAACGCGTACTCCAAGCAAATTCTTCACAACTCATTCAGTTAACAACGCTCGCTTATTTTCTTGGCGCAGCTTTGATGGTTGTTTATCGTTTTAAATCAAACATCTTCGGATTAGAAGGTACGCGAAAAAGTGTACTGATCTCCATTTTAATTGGTATTTTGGGTGTCCCTGCTTCCCTGCTCTTGCAAATGGTCATTTTACAAATTGAGCAGCGCTTCTTGGGACAATCGATTGCTTCACAGAATACACAAAATATCGTTCAACTGATCATGAACAATATGATTTTTATCCTGGCGACAACTATCGCCGGCCCAATCATGGAAGAATTTGTTTTTCGTCGTGCAATTTTTGGTTCGCTAGAAAAGAGATTCGGCTTTTTCCTGCCGGCACTTCTCAGCTCTGTCCTTTTTGCCTTTGCTCACAACGATGGGCATTATCTGCTATATGCAGGTTTAGGGTTCCTTTTCTGTGGAATGTATCGCTATAGCGGACGCATTTGGACTTCTATGATTACCCATGTTGGGATGAATCTGCTCGTTATTTTGACCCAGCTTGCCCTACACGCTAATTAA
- the groES gene encoding co-chaperone GroES codes for MLKPLGDRVILEVTQEEEKTVGGLVLASAAKEKPQTAKVVAVGEGNVLENGQKSPMPVAVGDMVMFEKYAGTEVKYDGSEFLIIAAKDIMAIVE; via the coding sequence GTGTTAAAACCATTAGGTGATCGTGTCATTCTTGAAGTTACTCAAGAAGAAGAAAAAACAGTTGGAGGCCTAGTCTTAGCTTCTGCAGCAAAAGAAAAACCACAAACTGCTAAAGTCGTAGCTGTCGGTGAAGGCAATGTGCTGGAAAACGGTCAAAAGAGTCCAATGCCAGTAGCTGTTGGTGATATGGTAATGTTTGAAAAATATGCAGGTACAGAAGTAAAATATGACGGCAGTGAATTCTTGATTATCGCTGCAAAAGATATTATGGCAATCGTTGAATAA
- a CDS encoding AAA family ATPase, translated as MAMKINKLEIENVKRVKAVKIEPTPNGLTIVGGNNNQGKTSVLDAIAWTLGGNKFKPSQAHREGSMTPPHLSITMNNGLIVERKGKNSDLKITDPSGQKGGQSLLNSFVEELAINLPKFMDSTSKEKAQTLLQIIGVGGQLFELERAETEEYNKRHTIGQIKDQKEKFAKEMQYYPDAPKELVSITELVAQQQEILARNGENQRKRQQVNEISQRFEMEHQQIENMRQQLLELETKHNQTSLDLETAQKSAKDLQDESTTELESNIAEIDEINRRVRVNLDKDKAEEDAAEYRNQYDQLTATIDEIRNQKAELLDKAELPLPGLSVKDGELIYNGQQWDNMSGSDQLKVSTAIVRKLKPDCGFILLDKLEQMDMNSLEEFGTWLEQENLQGIATRVSTGDECEIVIEDGYAIKNETIEPINEVPNNSTWKGAAF; from the coding sequence ATGGCAATGAAAATCAACAAGCTTGAGATTGAAAACGTCAAGCGGGTGAAAGCCGTCAAGATTGAACCTACGCCCAACGGGCTAACAATTGTAGGTGGAAACAATAATCAAGGGAAAACTAGCGTACTTGATGCGATTGCTTGGACGTTAGGTGGGAACAAGTTCAAGCCTAGTCAAGCTCATCGTGAAGGTTCGATGACACCCCCACATCTTAGTATAACTATGAATAATGGATTGATTGTTGAACGCAAAGGGAAGAATTCAGATCTGAAAATCACTGATCCCAGCGGACAAAAAGGAGGACAGAGTTTATTAAATAGTTTCGTCGAAGAGTTAGCAATTAACTTACCGAAATTTATGGATTCGACTTCTAAAGAAAAAGCGCAGACTTTGTTACAAATTATTGGGGTTGGTGGTCAACTATTTGAATTAGAGCGTGCTGAAACAGAAGAATACAACAAGCGTCACACAATTGGTCAGATCAAAGATCAAAAAGAAAAGTTCGCAAAAGAAATGCAGTATTATCCTGATGCACCAAAAGAACTAGTTTCCATCACAGAGTTAGTGGCACAACAACAGGAAATATTAGCACGCAATGGTGAAAATCAGCGTAAACGGCAGCAAGTCAATGAAATTAGCCAACGTTTTGAAATGGAACACCAACAGATCGAAAATATGCGTCAGCAGTTATTAGAACTAGAAACAAAACATAATCAGACATCGTTAGACCTAGAAACGGCTCAGAAATCAGCTAAAGACTTACAAGATGAATCAACCACTGAACTTGAAAGTAATATTGCTGAAATCGATGAAATCAATCGCCGTGTTCGTGTGAATCTTGATAAGGATAAGGCCGAAGAAGATGCTGCAGAGTACCGCAATCAATATGATCAATTAACCGCAACCATTGACGAAATCCGTAACCAAAAAGCGGAGCTACTAGATAAAGCAGAGTTACCGTTGCCGGGATTATCTGTGAAAGATGGCGAATTGATCTATAACGGCCAACAGTGGGACAACATGAGCGGCTCTGATCAGTTAAAAGTATCGACGGCAATTGTTCGTAAATTGAAACCAGACTGCGGATTTATTCTATTGGATAAATTGGAACAGATGGACATGAACTCATTGGAAGAATTCGGTACCTGGTTAGAGCAAGAGAACTTGCAAGGCATCGCTACTCGAGTATCTACGGGGGATGAATGCGAAATCGTCATCGAAGATGGTTATGCGATCAAAAATGAAACAATCGAACCAATAAATGAAGTACCGAATAATTCAACATGGAAAGGAGCAGCGTTTTAA
- a CDS encoding MBL fold metallo-hydrolase, producing MLEMNNAFNISILASGSTGNSLYLESPQKRILVDAGLSGKKITSLLAEVDRKPEDLDAILVTHEHRDHIHGVGVLARKYKLPVYANEKTWEAMSPLIGKVDVEQQHIFEMGKVLTFGDLDIESFGVSHDAAAPQFYRFYKDGHSFVMLTDTGYASEHVRGTIRDADAYLVESNHDLEMLRMGAYPWSLKQRILGDRGHLSNDDGALVMTDILGDRTKRIYLGHLSRENNMKELAHMTMEETLTRYDLGVNHQFQIFDTDPDSATELFAI from the coding sequence ATGTTAGAAATGAATAACGCCTTCAATATCAGCATTTTAGCTAGCGGAAGTACAGGAAATTCTTTGTACTTAGAAAGTCCGCAAAAAAGAATTTTGGTCGATGCTGGGTTGAGCGGGAAAAAAATCACTTCGTTATTAGCAGAGGTCGATCGAAAACCTGAAGATTTAGATGCGATCTTAGTGACTCATGAACACCGAGATCATATCCATGGTGTCGGAGTTCTTGCAAGAAAATATAAATTACCTGTTTATGCGAATGAGAAAACGTGGGAAGCGATGTCTCCGCTGATCGGAAAGGTTGATGTTGAACAACAGCATATCTTCGAGATGGGGAAGGTGCTGACTTTCGGTGATTTGGATATCGAAAGTTTCGGTGTTTCTCATGATGCGGCAGCACCTCAATTTTATCGCTTCTATAAAGATGGTCATTCATTTGTCATGTTGACAGATACAGGTTATGCTAGTGAACATGTCCGAGGGACGATTCGCGATGCAGACGCATACTTGGTCGAAAGCAATCATGATTTAGAGATGTTGCGTATGGGTGCCTATCCATGGAGTTTAAAACAACGAATCCTTGGCGATCGCGGCCACCTGTCTAATGATGATGGCGCGCTAGTGATGACCGATATTCTTGGTGATCGTACAAAACGCATCTATTTAGGACATTTAAGTAGAGAGAACAATATGAAGGAACTCGCTCATATGACGATGGAAGAGACCTTGACGCGGTATGATCTAGGTGTAAACCATCAGTTCCAAATCTTTGATACTGATCCAGATAGCGCGACAGAATTATTCGCAATCTAA
- a CDS encoding two-component system regulatory protein YycI, which yields MDFRKIEWIFFLVFIGLNIFLFSIYWNNQHEQSLVTNSNQREDIVQRLENDDIKIKDEVTDDHQEGYYLSAEQDTFDSLVNEGTNAPINGNWTISTRVLTSIPNGEIKFDLKKATSSFNRLMKESTFITNGTEYTYLPDVSKKDEDLGKVVGAQTYEGIPFIDETSRVTLDIMKEDDQERVSKYTQTRLKDIEPLREKMSLYSEKEILNTLYINNNIPSKSTITNIYLGYFRTLEVREKNVYVPVWFVKIRTSDKTTQIEKVNALNNQVITNNLVPKVENP from the coding sequence TTGGATTTTAGAAAAATCGAATGGATCTTTTTTCTCGTCTTCATCGGTCTGAATATATTTCTCTTCAGTATTTATTGGAATAATCAGCACGAACAAAGTTTAGTGACTAATTCAAATCAGCGGGAAGATATTGTGCAGCGCCTAGAAAATGATGATATAAAAATCAAAGATGAAGTTACTGACGACCACCAAGAGGGGTATTATTTGAGTGCTGAGCAGGATACGTTCGATTCACTAGTAAACGAAGGAACGAACGCACCAATCAATGGGAATTGGACCATTTCTACCCGAGTACTGACAAGTATCCCAAATGGAGAAATAAAATTTGATCTAAAAAAGGCGACGAGTAGTTTTAATCGTTTGATGAAGGAGTCCACTTTTATCACGAATGGCACAGAATATACGTACCTTCCTGATGTTTCTAAGAAAGATGAGGATTTAGGAAAAGTCGTCGGAGCGCAAACCTATGAAGGGATTCCTTTTATTGATGAAACGTCCCGCGTGACGTTAGACATCATGAAGGAGGATGACCAGGAGCGGGTCTCTAAATATACTCAAACCCGGTTGAAGGACATTGAGCCTTTGCGAGAAAAAATGTCGCTTTATTCCGAAAAAGAAATCTTGAACACGCTATATATCAACAATAATATTCCGAGCAAATCGACGATTACCAACATTTATTTAGGCTATTTCCGCACACTTGAAGTACGTGAGAAAAATGTGTATGTGCCTGTTTGGTTCGTCAAGATACGGACGTCAGATAAGACGACGCAGATTGAAAAAGTCAACGCCCTGAATAATCAGGTGATCACGAATAATTTAGTTCCAAAGGTGGAAAATCCATAA
- a CDS encoding ATP-binding protein, with protein sequence MEIITGKVPKAQKVVLYGVEGIGKSTFASQFAHPLFIDTEDSTLHMDVKRFPRPTSWEMLMQQVDFVKQNKPCQTLVIDTMDWAEDLCKRHLMATNGWNAIDSEGYGKKFVALAEQMGTLLNRLSEVIDLGINVVVTAHAMLRKKEEPDEMGAFDRYELKLEKKAAPLVKEWADMVLFANYKTTVITDSKTNSKKATGGQRMMYTTHRPAWDAKNRIGLADELPFDYAQIAQAFNEVSTPQSTQTIEPKQPVEPTQNQTVQPETNFAPERNEEIPAIVPRAVADLMMTDQISVDEIMQVIYQGGFMPADTPLENIPQDLWGYLSSNWDKAMNLLNTQIRKF encoded by the coding sequence ATGGAAATTATAACTGGGAAAGTACCCAAAGCACAAAAGGTAGTCTTGTATGGTGTAGAGGGAATTGGTAAATCAACTTTTGCTAGTCAGTTTGCACATCCCTTGTTTATTGATACGGAGGATTCTACGTTACACATGGATGTTAAACGATTTCCTAGACCAACTAGTTGGGAAATGTTAATGCAACAAGTCGATTTTGTGAAGCAAAATAAGCCTTGTCAGACATTAGTCATCGACACAATGGATTGGGCCGAAGATTTATGCAAACGTCACTTAATGGCTACAAATGGTTGGAATGCCATTGATTCAGAAGGTTATGGGAAAAAGTTCGTAGCATTAGCGGAACAAATGGGAACCTTACTAAATAGGCTCAGTGAAGTTATTGATTTAGGTATCAATGTAGTTGTTACTGCTCATGCAATGCTGCGTAAAAAAGAAGAACCCGATGAAATGGGAGCATTCGATCGATATGAATTAAAACTCGAAAAGAAAGCAGCTCCTTTAGTCAAAGAGTGGGCGGATATGGTTCTCTTTGCTAACTACAAAACAACTGTGATTACCGATAGTAAAACAAATAGCAAGAAAGCTACTGGCGGTCAACGGATGATGTATACGACCCATCGACCAGCTTGGGACGCAAAAAATCGAATCGGTTTAGCGGATGAATTACCGTTCGATTACGCACAGATTGCTCAAGCCTTTAATGAAGTAAGCACACCTCAATCGACGCAAACTATTGAACCGAAGCAACCTGTTGAACCTACACAAAATCAAACTGTTCAACCGGAAACTAATTTTGCACCAGAACGTAACGAAGAAATTCCGGCGATTGTTCCGCGTGCGGTAGCTGATCTAATGATGACAGATCAAATCAGCGTTGATGAAATCATGCAAGTTATCTACCAAGGCGGTTTCATGCCCGCAGATACACCACTTGAGAACATTCCACAGGATTTATGGGGCTACTTATCTTCAAATTGGGATAAGGCAATGAACCTTTTAAATACACAAATAAGAAAGTTTTAG
- a CDS encoding NAD(P)-dependent oxidoreductase: MKVAIIGATGHAGSMILEEALDRGLAVTAIVRHPENLKVHVPILVKDLFELTKKDVEFFDVVIDAFRPPIGQEEMHQTSLKHLSDLLRGTDTRLIVVGGTSSLFIDETQRMIDVSDPKAVYYPTAYNMYQAFLELKATQQLSWTYISPAANFVPDGLRTGKYQISDDHLKKNSQGKSEISMADYAIALIDEVIEPRHLNQHFSVYS, from the coding sequence ATGAAGGTAGCGATTATTGGTGCAACAGGACACGCCGGCTCTATGATTTTAGAAGAAGCGCTTGATCGTGGGCTCGCTGTTACAGCCATTGTCCGTCATCCTGAAAATCTGAAGGTACATGTGCCCATTTTGGTCAAGGACCTTTTCGAGCTTACAAAAAAGGATGTCGAATTTTTTGATGTAGTCATTGACGCATTTCGCCCGCCGATCGGACAAGAGGAGATGCATCAAACATCTTTAAAACATCTCAGTGATCTTTTACGTGGAACGGATACACGCTTGATCGTTGTAGGGGGAACCTCTTCCTTATTTATTGATGAAACACAACGCATGATCGATGTCTCTGATCCAAAGGCAGTGTATTATCCCACTGCTTATAATATGTACCAAGCATTTCTAGAATTAAAAGCAACCCAACAGCTAAGCTGGACCTATATAAGCCCGGCTGCAAATTTTGTACCTGATGGTTTACGGACTGGAAAGTATCAGATCAGTGATGATCATCTAAAAAAGAACTCACAAGGTAAGAGTGAGATCAGCATGGCAGATTATGCAATTGCCCTGATCGATGAAGTGATCGAACCAAGACACTTGAACCAACATTTTAGCGTATATAGCTGA
- a CDS encoding Rha family transcriptional regulator, protein MNQLEQTINSVEVAGMVKRDHKEVLRDIRNIINQLGESKIALSNYFIESTYFNSQNKELPCFDCTKKGCELYSTRMTGAKGTQFAVAYIERFNQMESHLKQQLDTSNLSPELQFMNSVVNQLASQELATKQLETKIDSVSEIVSLNTRDWRKNANSLVNQVVRVQGGGEAHRTVRNEIYKEVERRAGANLSQRVTNKRRRMADEGVCKSKRDKLNQVDAIADDKKLVEIYLSVVKDFAIKHKVWNDNF, encoded by the coding sequence ATGAATCAACTTGAACAAACAATTAACAGTGTGGAAGTAGCAGGGATGGTCAAGCGTGATCACAAAGAGGTGCTACGTGATATTCGAAATATCATCAATCAATTAGGAGAGAGCAAAATTGCGCTGTCCAATTATTTCATTGAATCAACGTATTTCAATTCTCAAAATAAGGAATTACCTTGCTTTGATTGCACAAAAAAAGGATGCGAGTTATACAGCACACGAATGACTGGAGCAAAAGGAACACAATTCGCGGTCGCTTATATTGAACGTTTTAATCAAATGGAGAGTCACCTCAAGCAGCAATTAGATACGTCTAATCTTAGTCCGGAACTTCAATTCATGAATAGTGTAGTCAATCAGTTAGCTTCACAGGAACTGGCTACTAAGCAGTTAGAAACGAAAATCGACAGCGTGTCAGAGATAGTATCGTTGAACACACGTGATTGGCGAAAAAATGCCAATTCGTTAGTGAATCAGGTTGTACGTGTCCAAGGTGGTGGGGAAGCTCATAGAACTGTTCGTAACGAAATTTACAAAGAAGTAGAACGTCGAGCAGGAGCGAACCTTTCTCAGCGTGTAACCAATAAGCGTCGTCGCATGGCTGATGAAGGTGTGTGCAAATCCAAACGTGACAAGTTGAATCAAGTTGATGCAATTGCAGATGATAAGAAATTGGTCGAAATTTACTTATCCGTAGTGAAGGATTTTGCGATCAAACATAAAGTATGGAACGACAATTTTTAG
- a CDS encoding ImmA/IrrE family metallo-endopeptidase gives MTKFEYQHVFSDEYNEYLKKAEELLFAISIQFNKSIDKLRYDDIINYFRINFNVYFAFFEADPTELYGDEGWPKTQPDSSWIKYKDTIQGSDFCFLDSEIVDRISGVTIPEGNRTLILINQDRVYPRIVFTILHELCHFYFHIRDKDKKQAFVSLTNDQIDGQYSEELIPFENEANIIGSILFCPGERLEYMLVKKYTFKDLCRNTGMSEPAMHNRLLNYIEHALRLPFRLALNYVLKFRAEDPKTRQILRYKVQQQIDQRAANKETETLIKIQSAYVDKLKDSSFWGEIVEELGFSDDQIDNSEDDDFPNI, from the coding sequence ATGACCAAATTCGAATATCAACATGTTTTTTCTGACGAATATAATGAATATCTAAAAAAAGCAGAAGAATTACTCTTTGCTATATCGATTCAGTTTAATAAGTCCATTGATAAGCTTCGGTATGATGACATAATCAATTATTTCCGAATCAATTTTAATGTATACTTTGCATTTTTTGAAGCTGATCCAACAGAATTGTATGGAGACGAAGGATGGCCCAAGACTCAGCCTGACAGTTCTTGGATTAAATACAAAGATACGATTCAAGGCTCTGACTTTTGCTTTTTAGATTCAGAAATTGTAGATCGAATCTCTGGTGTCACTATTCCTGAAGGCAACCGTACTCTTATCTTAATTAATCAGGATCGTGTTTATCCTAGAATCGTGTTTACAATTTTGCATGAACTATGTCACTTTTATTTTCATATAAGAGATAAAGACAAGAAACAAGCATTCGTTTCGCTAACAAATGATCAGATTGATGGTCAATACTCTGAGGAACTAATTCCTTTTGAGAACGAAGCGAATATTATCGGTTCTATTCTTTTTTGCCCAGGAGAGCGTCTTGAATACATGTTAGTTAAAAAATATACATTTAAGGACTTGTGCCGAAACACTGGTATGAGTGAGCCGGCTATGCATAATAGATTACTTAATTATATTGAGCATGCTTTGAGATTACCTTTTCGATTAGCATTAAATTATGTATTGAAATTCCGAGCCGAAGATCCCAAAACACGTCAAATCCTTAGATATAAGGTTCAACAGCAAATTGATCAACGAGCTGCAAACAAAGAAACTGAAACTTTAATCAAAATTCAATCCGCATATGTTGACAAGTTAAAGGACAGTAGTTTTTGGGGAGAGATTGTTGAAGAATTAGGTTTTTCTGATGACCAAATAGACAATTCTGAAGATGATGATTTTCCGAATATATAA
- a CDS encoding tyrosine-type recombinase/integrase — protein MWVEQTKDGRFKYIERYTDPYTEKTRKKSTTLTSESPQAWKKAQKIIDKKIQTALEDYDKSDISFGKLYAEWFKYYKQHVKRTSYLKVPLMMKHVSKHISDDTIVRNIDESLIYKIIEDMYTFGELSLNYTKQTKTTLSVMLNYAVEKNYITRNPALSVKIQPKKVEEDKRKLAMDKKYLEKEEIDKILKQLYSNPRRKLHGIIAEFLYLTGLRYGELIALQMKDYKDGTISINGTLDYSFVKMDDAVKTTPKNSYSRREVQLSDRAKELIDELIADNILSGRGNEAEDYIFVSSNDTPLTLHAFNAVLHKVEEELELEKSLSSHIFRHSHVSLLSELGVPLKAIMERVGHSDANTTLSIYNHVTKKSKQQVIDKLNSL, from the coding sequence ATGTGGGTTGAACAAACCAAAGACGGCCGATTCAAATATATTGAGCGCTACACTGATCCCTATACCGAAAAGACTCGTAAGAAGTCCACCACTCTTACTAGTGAATCGCCGCAAGCTTGGAAGAAAGCTCAGAAAATTATAGATAAGAAAATTCAAACTGCCCTTGAGGATTACGATAAATCCGACATTTCTTTTGGAAAGCTTTATGCAGAATGGTTTAAATACTATAAGCAACACGTAAAGCGGACCAGCTATCTGAAGGTTCCACTAATGATGAAACACGTTTCGAAACATATCAGCGACGACACGATCGTCCGGAACATTGACGAATCCCTTATTTATAAAATTATCGAGGATATGTATACGTTTGGTGAATTGTCGTTAAACTATACAAAGCAAACAAAGACAACACTATCTGTCATGCTTAATTATGCGGTGGAAAAAAATTACATTACACGAAATCCCGCCTTGTCTGTTAAAATTCAACCAAAAAAAGTCGAAGAAGATAAGAGAAAACTCGCTATGGATAAGAAATATCTGGAGAAAGAAGAAATCGACAAAATACTAAAACAGCTTTACTCAAATCCACGCAGAAAGCTCCACGGTATTATTGCAGAATTTTTGTACTTAACTGGCTTGAGGTACGGGGAATTAATAGCGTTACAAATGAAGGACTATAAAGATGGAACAATATCCATTAACGGCACATTAGATTATTCCTTTGTCAAAATGGACGATGCTGTGAAGACGACACCTAAAAATTCTTATTCACGTCGCGAGGTTCAATTGTCTGATCGTGCCAAGGAATTAATCGATGAACTCATCGCCGACAACATCCTTTCTGGTAGAGGGAATGAAGCCGAGGACTACATTTTTGTCTCTTCGAACGATACTCCTCTGACTCTGCATGCATTCAACGCTGTACTTCATAAAGTAGAAGAAGAATTAGAGTTAGAGAAGAGTTTATCCTCGCATATTTTTAGGCATAGCCACGTTTCGCTGCTATCCGAGCTAGGCGTTCCTTTGAAAGCGATCATGGAGCGGGTAGGGCATTCTGATGCGAATACGACACTGTCAATTTACAATCACGTAACCAAAAAGTCAAAGCAGCAAGTCATAGACAAACTAAACAGCCTTTGA